A genomic region of Cannabis sativa cultivar Pink pepper isolate KNU-18-1 chromosome 1, ASM2916894v1, whole genome shotgun sequence contains the following coding sequences:
- the LOC115702207 gene encoding aldehyde oxidase GLOX1, translated as MATLLFHINSLVVIILLVIQNGLAQPSFYPLPGQLSSGEGFSSNGNGLGFFSSHFPFLPIGDDPLAPPGGDGGSDNGGGGGNGNDTPPPGDDTSAPADDTNNGQFDPNAAPDLPTNFKGNWSIVCKNSGVSAMHMIVLPNNKVLIYDASAFHISDIRLANGECVPFVDKKTNKQLQDCWSHGVEFDVLRQRGNNIRPLKLKYDPWCSSGGLTADGKLIGTGGWDNGVKTVRYFKPCDTCDFLEYQKPLADPRWYATQITVDDGRFLVVGGRRAYSYEFVPAMGESNTQATFLAMLDETTDLDENNLYPFVYLSTDGNVFIFANNRSILLDPKTHQVVRELPPLPGGARNYPASGMSALLPIRLDLVQDKNDVVPAEVIICGGAKHEAYALAGKGTFIPALDDCNRLVITDPNAVWETETMPSRRVMGDMLILPTGDLLIVNGAHLGTAAWDFAEDPNFVPLLYRPDQPVGKRFEELEPSDIPRMYHSSSALLPDGRVLIGGSNTNVGYNYTAKYPTELRIESFAPPYLAAELAKHRPKIMEKSAKRAAVLSYGQNLDIDFVLKGPRTSAAEIKVTMYPPPFTTHGYSMNQRLVVLELKDLSRVLKGQYKVSVTAPATAVLAPPGYYILFVVYRGVPSEGIWVRIQ; from the exons ATGGCTACCTTATTATTCCACATTAATTCACTAGTTGTAATTATATTGTTGGTCATTCAAAATGGGTTAGCCCAGCCGAGTTTCTATCCTTTGCCCGGACAACTTAGTAGTGGAGAAGGCTTTAGTAGTAATGGAAACGGTTTAGGCTTCTTCTCATCACATTTTCCTTTCTTGCCCATTGGGGATGATCCTCTAGCGCCACCCGGCGGTGATGGTGGCAGTGACAATGGCGGTGGTGGCGGCAATGGTAATGATACACCGCCGCCAGGGGATGATACAAGTGCTCCGGCTGACGATACAAATAATGGGCAATTTGACCCGAATGCGGCCCCGGATCTTCCAACGAATTTCAAAGGAAATTGGAGTATAGTTTGTAAGAATAGTGGTGTGTCGGCAATGCATATGATTGTTCTTCCTAACAATAAGGTTTTAATATATGATGCTTCGGCTTTTCATATATCAGACATAAGATTAGCAAATGGTGAATGTGTTCCTTtcgtagataagaaaactaataaaCAGCTCCAAGATTGCTGGTCTCATGGGGTCGAATTCGATGTTCTTCGCCAGCGAGGCAATAATATAAGACCTCTTAAG TTAAAGTATGACCCATGGTGCTCATCGGGAGGCCTTACAGCGGACGGTAAATTGATAGGAACTGGCGGGTGGGACAATGGAGTCAAAACAGTTAGATATTTCAAACCCTGCGACACTTGTGATTTCCTTGAATACCAGAAACCCTTGGCCGACCCAAGATG GTATGCAACACAAATAACGGTCGACGATGGGAGATTTCTGGTGGTGGGAGGGAGGCGAGCATACTCGTACGAGTTCGTACCAGCAATGGGAGAATCAAACACTCAAGCCACATTCCTAGCAATGCTTGACGAAACCACTGATTTGGACGAAAACAATCTCTACCCATTTGTCTACCTCTCCACCGACGGCAACGTCTTCATCTTCGCCAACAACCGCTCTATCCTCCTCGATCCAAAAACTCACCAAGTCGTTAGAGAGCTGCCCCCACTGCCCGGGGGTGCCCGAAACTACCCGGCATCAGGCATGTCAGCGCTCCTTCCCATTCGCCTCGATCTCGTCCAAGACAAAAACGACGTCGTTCCAGCTGAAGTCATTATATGCGGAGGAGCCAAACACGAAGCTTACGCTCTCGCTGGTAAAGGCACTTTCATTCCTGCCTTGGACGATTGTAACCGCTTGGTTATAACGGACCCTAACGCCGTTTGGGAAACCGAAACCATGCCCTCACGGCGTGTTATGGGAGACATGTTAATATTACCCACCGGTGATTTATTGATTGTCAACGGCGCTCATTTAGGTACTGCAGCTTGGGATTTCGCTGAGGATCCCAATTTCGTGCCTCTTCTTTACCGGCCTGATCAACCCGTGGGTAAACGGTTTGAAGAGCTCGAACCGAGCGATATCCCCCGGATGTACCACTCCTCTTCCGCCTTACTGCCCGACGGAAGAGTACTCATTGGCGGTAGCAACACCAATGTCGGGTACAATTATACTGCAAAGTACCCGACGGAGCTCCGGATTGAGTCTTTTGCTCCGCCGTACTTGGCAGCGGAGCTGGCAAAACACAGGCCAAAAATCATGGAGAAGTCCGCGAAGAGAGCGGCTGTGCTTTCTTACGGACAGAATTTGGacattgattttgtgttgaaaGGGCCGCGGACTAGCGCGGCCGAGATCAAGGTGACGATGTACCCGCCGCCGTTTACGACGCACGGGTACTCGATGAATCAGAGGCTGGTTGTTTTGGAATTGAAAGATCTCAGCCGTGTTTTGAAGGGGCAGTATAAGGTTTCTGTAACGGCGCCGGCGACGGCGGTTTTGGCTCCACCGGGTTATTATATTTTGTTTGTAGTTTATCGCGGAGTTCCCAGTGAGGGAATTTGGGTGCGGATTCAGTAA